CCATTTCCATTAACAGGATTACCTGTTCCGATGCTTACCGAACTACCTTTCGGTCCGGGAGCACCTGCAACACCCTGAGGCCCTATAGGGCCTTGAGCACCTGTCGCACCCTTAATATTCGTCCATGTATTGTTTTGTGAGTTATATACATAAGTGCCACTATCGTTGATTACAACGGTAACTCCTGCTGCAGGACCACCAGGCTGACCAGGCTGACCGGGTGCACCTGTTGTGCCTTCCATATTTTGCACATGTATAGTACCAGAGGTACCCTTTGCCAAAATCCACTTCGTTCCATCATTATAGTAAATACCTGGTACCACATCATTCTGAGCAGTAGTATTATAAACCATCATACCAGCTACATGCATATTCAGCGGATAAGCATCCGTAGTAAGCTTTAAGGCAACCCGCACATGTAACATACCCTTGTTAGTACTCTCCAATTCAAGAATGGCGTCTTTGTTCGGCAAGCCATTACCACCAACTGAACCATCTTTTATCTTTTGCTGAGCAGAAACCACCGTAGAGAAGCCTAATATCAAGCTAATCCACATGACTTTTTTCATGATATTGGCTACGTCATAATACAAAAGGTTTTTAAAAATATTAGCTTTAAAAACCGCACCTTTTTTAGGATCGTTTCCAGATATAAAACCAATTATTTCTTTTTGATGGGCATGAGCTTTTCCCGTAGATAACAGGGATTTTAATTTTATCTTCATTAGGGGTTAGGGATGATGTGCGTTCTTTTAGCTAGCCATAATTAAATTGAAACTATGACAAACTGAAATTAAGACTACTTATTGTGAAGTAAATCACGGATGCATGCATTACACCAATATCATGCTATATTATTAAGAAGAATAACAATAATTTGTTATGCAATTAGTAAAAATAAAGGTGTGTAATAAAGCCGTTTTTCTACTTGTTTCCTTAATGTTTATCATCATTAATGATAGTAATTGCCTCATGTGATATCAGCAAGTAGATATCCAGGCATAAATTATGATATGTTAATCCTGCGGGTCCTGTCTTTCCAAGTCTAAAAGATGTGACCTAATCTCCTGATCACCAATCGCATCAAGTAATTCAGTTATACCGTAATAGCTTATAGCTTGGTTAATATCTACCTGAAATAATACATCATGCAGCTCTATTTCTGTAATATCTACATTTAATCGGCTTGGTCGTAAAGCAGGATTAATGTAAACGGCTTCGGCATTTTTAATGGTTAATCGCATTTCAAAAATTAAAGATTATTATGTTATTTGCACAGCTAATGGCTTACCATTATTAAAGGATCATATTTATTGATTAATACTTGTACCGGTGATAGTCATAATTGAGCTCAGCCATTAGGTTATCCAAAACTAATACAGACGTTATGAATTGAAACAAATGATTAACTATTTAGACAATAAAATGCTATGTTATTTAATCAAACAGCATTTTATTGCTATTTATCATGAAAAACATTATTCAGCTGTATCAAATCTCATGTTTTTGCTACATTCGAAGCATTTATAGAAGCTACATGAAAAAAGAAAAGCCCATAGCAATAGTATTTGATGATCACCTTTTATTTGCTGACTCTTTTTCGGCATTAATTGAACGACTAGAGCTTTTTCGTTCAGTGCATACCCTTAACGAGGAACGGGATTTAACCCAATTCCTGATTAAACATTCCAAGTTTCAGATTTATCTTTTCCTAGACTATTATTTAAAAAACAAGAATTGCCTCCCTCTCATCAATGATGCCAAACGATTAAATAAAAATGTCATTATCATTGTCATGAGTTCTGTAATCAGTCCTGCAGCAATATCAAATATTCTTAGTTATAGTCCTCATGGTTTTGTTAGTAAATCATCTGGATTTGATGCGATACTTGAATGCCTGAATACCATAGAAAGCGGTCACCAATACATCAGCCCGGTAATAGATGAAATTAATTCAAACGCTTTAACAAGTATGATTTCATTTTCAGCTAGGGAATTGGAGGTTTTACAGCATTTTGCACATGGGTTGTCAATTGCCCAAACTGCAGAACGGACATACCTTAGCAAGCATACCATTGTGGCACATAGACGTAAAATGATGACCAAGGCAAATGTAAATTCCATTACTGAGTTGTTGTCTTATGCACGCAAGCAAGAACTCATTTAAACAGTCAGTAAATTATTTATACTCATCCTATTACAATAACTAAAATCTTATCTTCCCAAAAAAAATTTCCATTTTCTTATCATATCTTTCCTGCTCCTGATCAGCCAAAGCCAAAACACCCAATCTTTCCACCTATTTATTTGGATTATTGGCATTTTTTAATGGTCGAAAAGCAAAATATATAATAATCACACTAATAGACGTTAAAATGGATGCTAGAAAAAACGGGGCTCCTGAAAATTGAAATGGCGCTTTATCATGGGTAAAATAGAAGAATAAGTTTGTCATAATTGGAGGGCCGATAATAGAGGTGGCACTCACTAAACTTGCCAATGCTCCCTGAAGTTCACCCTGCTCATTTGAAGGAACATTTTTACTGATTATTGATTGTAGTGCCGGCCCGCATATTCCCCCTAAGGAGTAAGGTATGAGGAAAACAAACATCATCCACCCTTGGTTGGTAAATGCAAACAGCATTAAACCCAAAGCATAGAATAGCAAACCAAAATATACACTTTTCTGTTCTCCCAATCTCGGGGTTGTCCACCTTATTAGAATTCCCTGTACTACGCCAATCAATAAGCCCAGTAAACCAAGTGATAGGCCTACAGTTCTTTCTGTCCAATTAAATTTATACATGGTAAAGAAATGCCAATTGCTCTGTACAGCATGCAAGGCGACATAGACCAAAATTAAAGCAACGACGAGATTTGATATTTTTCGCTGCTTTCTCAAAAAATTAAAAGTCCCAATGGGATTGGCACGTTTCCAGTCAAATGATCGACGTTTATTTTTTTCTAGACTTTCTGGAAGTATAAGAAACCCATAAAGGAAATTCAGCATACATAATATAGCTGCTGCATAAAAAGGAACTCGAGCGCCATAATGTCCAAGTAAACCACCTATCACTGGCCCTATAATAAATCCTAGTCCAAAAGCAGCTCCGATTAAACCGAAGTTTTTGGTTCTATCATCATCAGTGGATATGTCGGCTATGTATGCACTAGCTGTTGAAATACTAGCCCCAGTGAGCCCGGCAATGATTCTTCCCAAAAATAACCAACCAATAGAAGGCGCAAGTGCTAATAGCATATAATCAACTGCAAATCCAAAAAGAGAAATTAAAATGATGGGGCGTCTTCCATATTTATCACTAAGATTACCAACTATAGGCGCAAACACAAATTGTGTAATTGCATAAGCAAAGCCGAGCCAGCCGCCATATTTTGCTGCTTCACTAAGGTCACTATGGATAAGTTCCCCTATGAGTTTAGGAACCACGGGAAGGATGATTCCCCAACCTGTAATATCAATCAACAACGTGATAAATATAAATCCAATAGCTGCTTTTTTATCTGTTTTTTTCATGCTGTAAAAGTAAACAGAGACAAAAGGTCAGTATTGACAATTTACTGGTCTTTACATACAATCTGAAAGCAATTATTGTTCAGAAATCTGTAATAAGTGGGGATAAAATATCATTTATTATTCATTCCTGTACGTTTTTGGCGATACTCCTGCTATTCTTTTAAAGTATCTGCAAAAGACACTTGATTCCTCAAAATGAAGTTCATTGCTAATTTCTTTAATTGATAAATTAGAAGATTTGAGTAATGTTTTAGCATGCAAAATTGTGATGTGATCAATCCATTGTATATAATACTCCCCAAATATTGGACAGCTGATTAAATTCATAAATTTAACAGTTGAAAATGAAAAAAGAGCGTAGAAAATTCAGTTCTGTTTTCAAGACCAAAGTGGTGCTTGAAGCAATTAAGGAAAGTAGTACCATGCAAGAACTTGCGTCCAAATACAGTCTCCATCCCACACAGATCACCGCGTGGAAGCGTGAATTTCTTGAGAAAGCCGATACGGTGTTTGGTTCAGAGAAACCAGATGAAAAGGAAGAATCTAAAGAGAAGGAACTGTACTCCAAGATTGGCGAACTTCAGATCCAGGTTGATTTCCTAAAAAAAGTCTTGGGGAAATGAGTATAATTGAAAGGCGTAGCCTTATTTCCCCGGAGCACCAGGCGCTGAGTATTGCCAGTCAGTGCAAGCTACTGAACTTGCAGCGCAGCTGCTATTATTTCAAGCCTAAAGGCGAGTCGCTGTTCAACCAGTCGATAATGAATTTGATTGACCGTAAGTTTCTTGACTGCCCGTTTTACGGCGTGGACCGGATGACTGCGTATCTTAACAAAGATTTGGGATGTCATGTGAATAACAAGCGTATACGTCGTCTTTATCGTGTGATGAACCTGCGGACAATTTATCCTAAAAAGAACCTGAGCAAGGCTAATGCGGCACACCATAAATATCCATATTTGCTGAAAGGCTTGAAAATAGATCGGCCGGGCCAGGTTTGGCAGGCTGATATCACTTATATTCCCATGTTCAGAGGCTTCATGTATATGTTTGCCATTATTGATGTGTACAGCCGAAAGATTGTCGGATGGAGCATTTCAAATACCATGACCGTAGAATGGTGCAGAGATGTACTGCTTGAAACCATTGAAGAACATGGTACACCTGGTATATTTAATACGGATCAAGGCTCACAGTTCACCAGTCCGATCTTCACTAAAGCACTTAAAGACAGTAATGTAAGTATATCTATGGATGGCAAGGGAAGAGCCTTGGATAATGTGTTCATTGAGCGATTCTGGAGATCTTTGAAACAGGAGTATATTTATCTTAACCCACCTAACGGTGGTATGGAATTATTCCAGGGTATAAAACGGTATGTGGAATTTTATAACAATGAACGAAGGCATCGGTCAATGGACGATCTTACGCCAAATGAGGTATTCTATCAAAATAATAAAAAAGTGTCCTAAATAATCTTAAGTTTGACCTATAGCTGTCCAGCAAACCGGGAGTACTTCAGTAATACAGATTTTCCAGTTTTCTGTTTCAGGAAAGTAGAAAGATATTGCGGCGTTAAATGAAGTTTTTCAGCATAAAACCCAACGTTTCTTTGTTGATAAGCATACTTTGAAATTAGTAGATAAAAATTGTCTATAATCTCATGTGTACGGTTCTTCACTAAGCTTTTGTTATTAGGTAAATTAGAATATACTTCAGAAATCATACTAATGAGAACCATCACAAGATGTCGAAGCATTTCTGTTTTATTAGGGCTAGTTTTTTTATGGTAGAAGTTTTGTATAAGTGTCAACAACTCATTTTGTAATTTTATTTCTTCAGGTTGAAGTCTGATAACTGGCTGCCATCTAATTTGATTGTTCATAATAAACTCACGTAAAATTGGAAAGGCTGTAATAAAATCTAAGGAAAGGCCAACTGTTACTATTTCCGCATCATCACTCAATGACTTTGTGTCGATCATCACTTGCGGTTGTAAAATAGCAATAAAGAATTTATTCTGTTTAGTGCTACCTATAAACAATCCTAAACATTTTTTATGATTAAAAGCATTGTTGATCCGATGTAAGCACGATCGTGGCAAAAATTTCGTATGTAAAACTGTATGTATAAATCAAAAAACCACCTTTAAAATTAATTAAAGGTGGTTAGTTGTACCCAGCGCCGGAGTCGAACCGGCACGGTTTCCCACAGGTGTTTGAGACCAGCGCGTCTACCAATTCCGCCAGCTGGGCATTTGCTTCTTCAGCGGGTTGCAAATGTATAAATAGATTTAATATTTGCCAAATTTATTTTAATTTTCTTCTTTTAACCGTTTATCCACCAAAAAAGGGGCAAAAGGCAACAAAGAAGCCACTCCAATTAAGGCAGATTTCTTAAAACTCCACTTATATTCTGTCCATGCCATGATTAAGAATGCAATATAAAGCACAAACAACAGACCATGCGCCCATCCTGTGTACTTAACAGCTAAAGGCATCTCCGCCCAATACTTTAAGGGCATAGCGATAAACAATAGCAGAATGTAAGAAATACCTTCAGCTATGGCTACTTTTCTAAAAATTGATAATGTATTCATACAATTGATTTGAGGCCGAAATTACCTCAAATAAACAGTGTAAAAAAGCGCTTAACTGCTTTTTTACACTGTCTTAACAACAGCTACAGACTACTTGTTGCCTTATTTATGCTTGCGCGTATGCGCAATAAATACTTATTACGATAATATAAATCTTTAATTCTGACAAGAGACTCTCCCTGTTCAGTTTCATCCAGATCATCAAAAGAAGCCGTTAATTTTAAGATTTCATCAGCTATGCCCTTTTCAATCAAGACAACCTCATCTTGAAGCGCCGCCAGACGAACGGCATCAGGATCGAACTGCAAATCCATTAATGCCTCGTTCACATCCATCATTTCCATTAAAAAGGCTTGTGGAAGCACATAATTTTCTCCCTCCGTTAGCAGGCCCTTTAGTTCTAAAATATAATGCAAGCGCTTTTGCGGATCACTTAACACCTGATAAGCCTTATTATTCAGCGTACTCAATTCCAGCACCTCAGCCTGTTTTTCTTCACTTTCGTTGATATAAAAATCAGGGTGATACTTTTTACTCAAAGCATAAAATTGCTGTTTTACGGCTGCAGCATCAGGATTAAAACTAATCGGCAGACCATAAAAACCAAAATAATCAGTCATCCGCTTTAATGCTTAAAGAAAGCTTTAAAAATGTCGTTCCCCAGTACAAATACCATCAGCGATAACAACATTACAAAACCGACAATCTGAGCACGTTCCATAAATTTATCACCAAGTGGTTTTCCTTTAATCATTTCAATAACCAGGAAAACAACATGTCCACCGTCCAATGCAGGAATTGGCAATAAGTTCATAAAGGCTAAGGCAATTGATATAAAGCCTGTAGAAAGCCAGAACTTAGTCCAGATCCACTCGCCACCATAAACCTTACGCGCGATCTCAACAGGGCCAGAAAAAGCCTTATTCGCTTTAACTTCGCCTTTTAAGACTTTCCATATTCCTTTAGCATTATCGCTAAAAGTTGTCCAAGCTTGTTTTATACCAATTGGTAGTGCGGCCAACAAACTATATTTAATCGTTTCTTCCTTAACCTCTTTAAAATTAAAGCCAATACCAATTGTACCAGCAGGATCTACAGGAACATTATAAGTTAAGTGTTCTGCACCCCTGGTTACCTCAATAGCTAAAGTTTTACCTTTAAAGTTAGGGATCAATTCCCTTACATCTGCATCATATTTAACGGGAACAGAGTTTACAGCAATAATCCGATCCCCTTTCTTAAGTCCGGCTTTAGACGCAGCTTTCCCCTCTATAACACTGTCAATTGTCGACGTTAAAAGTGGAATTCTACTGATAAACGACTCTACTCCAAAATCAGAAATCTTATTTAAGATATTGTCAGGAACTTTAATATCAATGGTTTTATCGCCACGGACAATAGTTAAATTACTATTACCCATCAACACTTCAGAACTGGTCAATTCATCAAAACGAATTACCTTATTCCCATTCACAGCAATAATTCTATCCCCTTTTTGCAAGCCGAGCTCCTTACCTACAGCTCCCGGATTAACACCGCTAAGGACTGAACTATTAGCAATATAGGTTTCCCCATAAGTAAAGGTCATGACCCAGAAAATAAAAATACCAACGATGATGTTCACAATTACACCACCAAGCATAACGATTAAACGCTGCCAGGCTGGTTTAGATCTAAATTCCCATGGTTGTACCGGTTGTGCCATTTGCGCAGTATCCATAGACTCATCTATCATACCGGCAATTTTAACATAACCACCAAGAGGCAGCCAACCTATTCCGTATTCGCAGTCCCCCTTTTTAATGCTAAACAGTTTAAAACCCCAGGCATCAAAAAACAGGTAGAACTTTTCTATTTTAATTCCAAAGGCACGCGCCGCCAAAAAATGTCCTAACTCATGTAAAATTACCAATATCGATAATCCCAGCAATAACTGGGTTGCCATAATCAATCCACTCATATTTTTCTTTTAATATTCTATTTTGATCTTAAAAATTCTATTTTGTTACCAGTTGACCCGCAAATATACGTGTATACTGGTCTGTTTCTAAATAATTGCTCAGGCTGGGCTTCTCAATAAAGTCTATCCCCTCCATACAAGCCTCAATCACATCACTCATTTGTAAAAATCCAATCTTGTCCTGCAAAAAGGCTTCTACTACCACTTCATTAGCTGCATTGATAATGCAAGGCATATTTCCCCCTTTATGTAAAGCAGTATAAGCCAGGTCAAGATTTCTAAACGTTTCCGGGTCTGCTTTATAAAAATTAAGCTCCGGGTAGTCCATAAAATTGAAACGTTTAAAATCACTACTTATTCTATTTGGATAGGCCAAAGCATAATGAATAGGCAAATTCATATCCGGCAAGCCCATTTGAGCTTTCATTGATCCATCATTAAATTGCACAAGCGAATGTACAATAGATTGAGGATGTACAATTACATCGATCTGATCAGCCTGCAAATCAAAAAGCCATTTGGCCTCAATCACTTCAAGCCCTTTATTCATTAATGAAGCCGAGTCAATGGTAATCTTTGCACCCATTACCCAATTCGGATGCCTCAATGCTTCAGCCTTCGTAACCCCCTTAAGAAAAGAACAGTCCTTACCTCTAAAAGGTCCCCCCGAAGCAGTAAGATAAATCTTTTCAATGGAATCAGCCGACTCACCGACCAAACATTGAAAAATCGCTGAATGCTCAGAATCTACCGGAATAATCTTTACCCCCTTTTCCTTAGCCAATTCCGTAATCAGGTCACCAGCAACAACAAGTGTTTCCTTATTAGCCAGAGCAATATCTTTACCCGCCTTTATGGCTGCAATAGTAGGTTTTAATCCTACCGACCCAACAATTGCAGTAAGCACAATATCTACCCCATCTAAACCCGCAGCTTCACATAGAGCCTCCTCTCCGGCCAGAACCTTAATACTTGTCCCAGCTAAGGCCGACTTTACTATTTGATATTTACTTTCATCTGTAATTACAACCAGCTCCGGTGCAAACTTCAAAGCCTGCTCAATCAATAGCGCAGCATTTCCGTTTCCCGTTAACGCAACAACCCGATATAAATCAGGATTCCCTTCAATAACATTTAAAGCCTGGGTACCTATAGACCCTGTAGCACCTAAAATGGATATATTTTTCAATTATATTCTCCTCTGTTCTTCGCCACTATGACGAGTTATAAAACCACTTAAATCATCCGCTATCTTCCTGTCGTTGGCAAGACGTGGAACTTTGTTTTGTCCGCCCAACTTACCCTGTGTCCTCATATAGCTTACAAACGCATCCTTTTGTAAAGAACGAATGATCAAAGGTTGCAATATTTTGCCCTCAATCAGGTCAAAATAGTAAATATTCTTCTTTTGCAATGCTTCATCTACCTTTTTGCTAAAAGAGACCATATCTGCCGGTGGATTAGAAAACTCTACAAACCACTCGTGATAAGGCAACTCCCCAGCCGGTGTCCTCACCTGTGGAGCAACCGTAAATTCGGTAATCCCCACCCCTTCTTCATTAGCAACAGACAACAAGGCATATTCCACCTCCTCACCGATCACATGCTCGCCAAAGGCCGATATAAAATGTTTAATTCTACCCGTTACCATAATTTTATAGGGATCTTTAGATACAAATTTAATGGTATCACCAATTACATATCCCCAAAGTCCGGCATTGGTATTTAAAACCAGTGCATAATTGGTATCCAGTTCCACCTCACCCAAACTCAAACGTGTAGGATGATCATTATAAAACTCATCCGTAGGGATAAATTCATAAAACATCCCTGCATCTGCCAATAGTAACAAACCTTTATCTTGTTGACTATCCTGGTATGCAATAAAGCCTTCGGATGCAGGATAAGTCTCTATAGAATCTATCTTTCGGCCAATACTAGCCTCAATTTTTGACCGGTAGGGCTCGTAATTTACTCCACCGTATACAAACAATTCGAAATTAGGAAAGATGTCCTTGATCTTCTTTCCACCCGATTTTTCAGTCAGCCTATCGAAATACATTTGTACCCAAGGTGGTATCCCCGAAATCAGGGTCATATTTTGATCCATTGTTTCTTCAACAATGGCGTCCACCTTTTCTTCCCAATCCTCAATACAATTTGTCTGGTAGGAAGGCAAACGATTCTTTTGCAAATAAGCAGGAACCAGGTTGGCCACTATACCTGATAAACGACCTACATGAATACCATTTTTTTTACTCATCACCGGACTACCCTGCAAAAAAATCATCTTGCCATCAATAAACCGCACATTCCCTGTTTCATGAATATATGTAAGTAAGGCATTACGCGCAGCTTTAATATGTTCGGGCATAGATGCTGCAGAAATCGGTATATACTTTACGCCTGATGTTGTGCCTGATGTTTTTGCAAAATACTGGGGTTTGCCCTTCCACATTACATTCTTTTCTCCAGCAACTACCCTATCTATATAAGGTCTTAAATCTTCATAATCCCGTATAGGAACCTGCTTTTTAAAGTCCTCGTAAGTTTTTATCGATGCAAAATGATGGTCTTTACCAAAAGAAGTATGCTTTGCCGCAGCAACCAGATGCTTAAGCGTATCCTGCTGAGCCTTTACTGCATTTTTTTTCCATTTGTCAATGCCCTTTACTATAAAGGCAGCAAATGGCTTACTTAATGCCGCTTTTAATCCCATAAATACTGATTAAACTATATTATGAATAATATCAGGTTCGCCTTCACCTTTGTATTCGCTCATCATTTTTCTATAGGCAATTGTTAAAGCCACACTTGATAAGGGAACAATAATAAATGAGCTTAAAACATTGATAAAGAAAGCAATGACAGGCCATTTCAAATAACTAACAAACAAGTACAGCAAATGAAAACCTCCCAATACCAAAAGCAGCAATAAGATTTTGGTAAAGTTACCTTTCGTAATAGCCAGACTAAATTTGATAGACGAAAAAGGCGGTAGATTCTTATCCAAAATAAAGAAAGGGAAGAAAGAAATTCGTATCCAGGTAATAAATATAGCTATGATTCCTACCGAAATGGCAATATTGGTAATAATGTCAATATTTATACCCGTGTAAATAAAAGGGAATGCAATTAATATCACGATCGAATAAACACCAACGATACAAAGCATAAAATATAACATAGCCACAAGAAATCTGATGATCTGCTTGCGGGTAGGAATCGTACTTACGATACTCACATTTAAATCATCATCCAATAGGTGAAAGATGTATTTAAAGAGCGAAAGGTTGATGGTAAAATAAAACATGACGAAGAAAAACGCCATCAATATGCTCAACCCCATGTTTACATCTTTTAAAAAAAATGCCATTAAGCCCGAGGCATTGGACGTTATGAACATTAAAAAGCAAAGTGTGGCGATGGAAAAGTAATTCTTCTTGGTTACTGTCCAAGCCTTGCCAATCACCTCATTTACCGTAAATGTGCTTTCTTTTAGAAACTCTATCATTGTTGTTTTAATACTATTCTTTTAAAAAAATCCTGCATAAAACCTAAGCCATAGGCTGTCAGTTGAATAAACGCAGCAATAATACTCAAAAATGCAACCTTTAACGATTTATTAACCCACCATGAATGAAAAAATATCAACATTAGGTATAACAACAGTATAAAGTTACACAAATACGCTAAAGGACAATAAAATATATTCATCAGCACTGTAAATATTATGCCACAGGTAAAAACTGCAGGAAAAAAATGAACCAGTTTTAGCTCCGCCGGAAAATGTTTATAAATATTTATCCTTGCCCTTCCAAAAAAGTGCAGTTGTTTATAAAACTGAACAAAACTTGTACGTCTTTTATGATAAACAACAGCGCCCGGAATCAATCCGATCTTAAATCCATTCGAATGAATGCGAATACTATATTCAATATCCTCCCCTAGTCTGGTTAAAATGAAGCCGCCAACTTTTTGCCAAACCTCACGCGATACCCCCATATTAAAACTCCGGGGATGAAACTGCCCCAAGTGTTTTTTATTACCCCTGATGCCTCCAGTAGTAAAAGGGGAAGTCATGGCGTAACTGATTGCCTTCTGGACCGGTGTAAAACTCTTATGTGCAGCATCAGGGCCACCATAGGCATCCAGTTTATGCTCAAAAAGATAGTTCTTTACAATTTCCAGGTAATCTTCAGGAATCAGACAATCGGAATCAAAGATCACAAAGAAATCTCCTTTGGCACGTTCGAAACCATAATTCCGTGCAAAGCCTTGTCCCTCGTTAGGTTTAAAAAAATACTTTACATCCAGTTTATTGGTATATTTTTCTACAATAGCCTTCGCATCATTTACAGATCCATCTTCGATAACCAGAACCTCAAACTGTGTATAGGTTTGCTTGGTGAGGGTATTTAATAATTCGTCTATTTCCTGCGGACGGTTATATAGCGGAATAATGATAGAAAAAAACATGGATTAAATGATTTCCTTTTCAATCAGGTAATGGTTGCGTTCGGGAGCATTTCTGGTAACGAGCTCTGCCACAAATCCCGTCAGGAATAGCTGCGAGCCAACTATTATAGCGACAAGGGCTATATAAAACAAAGGCTGAGCAGTCACATCTCTCTTATAAGGAATACTCATTGAGATATGATACAGCTTCTCACCTATTAGCCACAAAGCCATAAACGTACCTATCAAAAAACTCAAAACGCCCAGTGAACCAAAAAAGTGCATGGGTCTTTTCCCAAACTTGCCAACAAAAAATATCGACAGCAAATCCAGAAAACCATTGATAAAACGGCTGAGACCAAATTTAGTTACCCCGTATTTACGGGCTCTATGCTCCACAACCTGCTCTCCTATCTTCTTAAAGCCTGCCCATTTCGCGAT
This is a stretch of genomic DNA from Candidatus Pedobacter colombiensis. It encodes these proteins:
- a CDS encoding response regulator transcription factor codes for the protein MKKEKPIAIVFDDHLLFADSFSALIERLELFRSVHTLNEERDLTQFLIKHSKFQIYLFLDYYLKNKNCLPLINDAKRLNKNVIIIVMSSVISPAAISNILSYSPHGFVSKSSGFDAILECLNTIESGHQYISPVIDEINSNALTSMISFSARELEVLQHFAHGLSIAQTAERTYLSKHTIVAHRRKMMTKANVNSITELLSYARKQELI
- a CDS encoding TCR/Tet family MFS transporter, which codes for MKKTDKKAAIGFIFITLLIDITGWGIILPVVPKLIGELIHSDLSEAAKYGGWLGFAYAITQFVFAPIVGNLSDKYGRRPIILISLFGFAVDYMLLALAPSIGWLFLGRIIAGLTGASISTASAYIADISTDDDRTKNFGLIGAAFGLGFIIGPVIGGLLGHYGARVPFYAAAILCMLNFLYGFLILPESLEKNKRRSFDWKRANPIGTFNFLRKQRKISNLVVALILVYVALHAVQSNWHFFTMYKFNWTERTVGLSLGLLGLLIGVVQGILIRWTTPRLGEQKSVYFGLLFYALGLMLFAFTNQGWMMFVFLIPYSLGGICGPALQSIISKNVPSNEQGELQGALASLVSATSIIGPPIMTNLFFYFTHDKAPFQFSGAPFFLASILTSISVIIIYFAFRPLKNANNPNK
- a CDS encoding helix-turn-helix domain-containing protein, whose amino-acid sequence is MNLISCPIFGEYYIQWIDHITILHAKTLLKSSNLSIKEISNELHFEESSVFCRYFKRIAGVSPKTYRNE
- a CDS encoding transposase, with the protein product MKKERRKFSSVFKTKVVLEAIKESSTMQELASKYSLHPTQITAWKREFLEKADTVFGSEKPDEKEESKEKELYSKIGELQIQVDFLKKVLGK
- a CDS encoding IS3 family transposase; translated protein: MSIIERRSLISPEHQALSIASQCKLLNLQRSCYYFKPKGESLFNQSIMNLIDRKFLDCPFYGVDRMTAYLNKDLGCHVNNKRIRRLYRVMNLRTIYPKKNLSKANAAHHKYPYLLKGLKIDRPGQVWQADITYIPMFRGFMYMFAIIDVYSRKIVGWSISNTMTVEWCRDVLLETIEEHGTPGIFNTDQGSQFTSPIFTKALKDSNVSISMDGKGRALDNVFIERFWRSLKQEYIYLNPPNGGMELFQGIKRYVEFYNNERRHRSMDDLTPNEVFYQNNKKVS
- a CDS encoding DUF3817 domain-containing protein, translating into MNTLSIFRKVAIAEGISYILLLFIAMPLKYWAEMPLAVKYTGWAHGLLFVLYIAFLIMAWTEYKWSFKKSALIGVASLLPFAPFLVDKRLKEEN
- the hscB gene encoding Fe-S protein assembly co-chaperone HscB encodes the protein MTDYFGFYGLPISFNPDAAAVKQQFYALSKKYHPDFYINESEEKQAEVLELSTLNNKAYQVLSDPQKRLHYILELKGLLTEGENYVLPQAFLMEMMDVNEALMDLQFDPDAVRLAALQDEVVLIEKGIADEILKLTASFDDLDETEQGESLVRIKDLYYRNKYLLRIRASINKATSSL
- the rseP gene encoding RIP metalloprotease RseP, with amino-acid sequence MSGLIMATQLLLGLSILVILHELGHFLAARAFGIKIEKFYLFFDAWGFKLFSIKKGDCEYGIGWLPLGGYVKIAGMIDESMDTAQMAQPVQPWEFRSKPAWQRLIVMLGGVIVNIIVGIFIFWVMTFTYGETYIANSSVLSGVNPGAVGKELGLQKGDRIIAVNGNKVIRFDELTSSEVLMGNSNLTIVRGDKTIDIKVPDNILNKISDFGVESFISRIPLLTSTIDSVIEGKAASKAGLKKGDRIIAVNSVPVKYDADVRELIPNFKGKTLAIEVTRGAEHLTYNVPVDPAGTIGIGFNFKEVKEETIKYSLLAALPIGIKQAWTTFSDNAKGIWKVLKGEVKANKAFSGPVEIARKVYGGEWIWTKFWLSTGFISIALAFMNLLPIPALDGGHVVFLVIEMIKGKPLGDKFMERAQIVGFVMLLSLMVFVLGNDIFKAFFKH
- a CDS encoding 1-deoxy-D-xylulose-5-phosphate reductoisomerase, translating into MKNISILGATGSIGTQALNVIEGNPDLYRVVALTGNGNAALLIEQALKFAPELVVITDESKYQIVKSALAGTSIKVLAGEEALCEAAGLDGVDIVLTAIVGSVGLKPTIAAIKAGKDIALANKETLVVAGDLITELAKEKGVKIIPVDSEHSAIFQCLVGESADSIEKIYLTASGGPFRGKDCSFLKGVTKAEALRHPNWVMGAKITIDSASLMNKGLEVIEAKWLFDLQADQIDVIVHPQSIVHSLVQFNDGSMKAQMGLPDMNLPIHYALAYPNRISSDFKRFNFMDYPELNFYKADPETFRNLDLAYTALHKGGNMPCIINAANEVVVEAFLQDKIGFLQMSDVIEACMEGIDFIEKPSLSNYLETDQYTRIFAGQLVTK